In Paludibacter propionicigenes WB4, the genomic window CAAGTTTTACATATACTTTTCCCTTTTCCTAAACACACTGGACATGTGGCTTTCATCCAATTTGTTTCAGCACCTACTATACTACCAGTACCACCACATTTAGAGCAATCAGAAGTGCCAGTACCTTTACAAATCGAACAATTCTCTTTGCTATAAGTAAATCCTTTACCTTCGCATATCTTGCATTCTATGTATGCATCTGCGTTTGATGATTCCTTGTCTTGACTGTTATTTACGTTATTTTTTTTTGATTTTGCATGTTTCTTGCGTTTGGAAATATGCCGATTCAAATTAGCTGATTTGCTTATTTCAGTTGAATCCTGAGCTTTAGCGTTAGTTTTGTTTTGAACATAGTAGTCAGCTAAACCGATCGAACTAATTCCCAAAATTAAACAAGCTATCAATAAAATAGATACCCATTTATTTCGGCTGTTTTTTATACTTTCCAGTTGTTTGGTAAGAATTGAGATTTTCCTGTCTTTTTCTGATAATGTGTTTGAATATGTACTAATCTCTCGCTGTTTTTCGTTTAGTTTCAGCTTGTAATCTGCAACGATTTTTTGTGCTTTTTCGGACGTGTTTTTGAATTTTCGCATTTCTTCGAGAGCCACATTTAACCCTTGAATCGTAGTGTTGGCTTCGTGCAACTCAATACGCAATTTATCTTCTTCCGAAAGTTCTTTGTCGGGAAGTTCAACACCACATTTACTGCAATGATTAGCAGCGCTATGGTTGATTGTTTCGCATACTGGACATTGTTTCGACATAATTCTTATTTACGACAATAAAATATGATACAGGTATTTTATAATATCAATGACTCCTAAAATAACAATAAGTGCCCCTACTACTATACAGACAATTGATACAAAGCGTTTATAGACCGATCTCTTTTTGCTTTTCTTTTTAAATATAAGACTGGGCAAAGCTAGCCAAATAAATAATCCGATTATGATTTTTATAATTGCCCACATAATGGTTCTTTATTCAAATGTTATCTCATTTCGGTTATAATCAATTGAGATTTTACCGAAAGCAGCCAATGCTGACTGACCTAAAAGCAAGGGTGCGTCCATATTATCCACTATAGATGCCTGAACGTTATTTAATTCCAAATTCCCAATTTCTACTTTTCGAAGATTGACTATCATTCCTTCGTGAATGCTACCATCTGCAATTCTATATTGCTGCGTTCCCTGAAAATCTTCGTCTTTTAATTTTCCTTGTTTATACAAAAACAATGCTTCTGTCAATGACATGGTAATATTTGAAGCTCCGGTATCGAATATAAATTCCATTTCCGTACCGTTTATCTTGCATGGAACATGGTAAACACCATCTTGCTGACTCATTTTCACTACTGATTTATCAAAATTACGTTTCTGATGGCATGTTTCTCTGGGTGCAACTTGTTCTCTTTCAATTTTTCTTTCATCCAAGTGCTCTCTGTTACTACGATGTCGACACGAAACAATAAATAACAGAATTATCAATATATAGATTATATTTTTATTGTTCATGTGATTCTTAATTTTTCCTCGTTACTTTTTTTCTAATATTAAATATCTTCAAATATAATCTATTAGAGGGAGCCCCTTTAGCTTTTATGGTACAATGTTTAAAATCCTTTCTTTCTTCATCATTTTCATGCTTCTGGAAAAAAAACAACAAAAGGCTAATAAGAAATACAAACAAAAGCCAAAATATGAAAAATAATGGCATAACACAAAGAATTCTCACTCCATAGAGAATTAAAATACAAATACCTAAAAACGGTAAAAATACAATATAAGGTGCGACAATATTTAACAACTGGTTATTTGTAACGCAACGACAATTGCTTATTTTTAAACAAAAAAACCAACTAATAAAATATAACAAAACAAAAAATAGAGTATTAAGAAAAATCAAGAGATAACAAACATTTATAGCCAAACATTCTTTAAAACAAATCAGTATTTTTTGCCTTATTCTACCAGATGGTGTTGAAATCTCCAAAAAAAAATTATTTATATTATCTTGATTATCAGCAAATGTAAGTGGATATTTAGTTATGCTATCTATCTCCAATTCTTCAGGATCACCAAATAATTGCTTTGATTTATTTAATTGTAAACCAATATTCAATACAAGTTTTTCTTTATTTCCTGACTCGCATTTTAATCGGAATAAAAATATAGAATCTTTTTTGGGTAAGTTTTTAAATATGACAGTTGAAGCATTAATGTTTTGAAATTTACCAGACGCTAATGGATAATAAAAGTCCAATTGCTGACTCGTATCTTTCACAGGTATTTGAACAATAAAAGAACAGAAATTTTTAATTTCATTTTCATCTATTATGTTCGGTTGATAAAATTTATCGAAAGGTATAAATGTGGTATACTTATCAATCAATGAATTGTTTTTTGCAATTGCATCTTTATTCTGTTTTAAATTTCCTTTTAATTGTAAAATTTGCAAAATGTTTTTTGGATAATTCTCTGTATAATTTTTAAGCTCTTGTTCTAACAAGCCATAAGTATTTTTGATGGAGTCAGATTCAACATCTGTAAGAATCGTTATAACAGATTTTCCATTGCAAAAATGAGACTGTGTGGTTGCAATTCTAAATATCTCAGAAACATCAGTTTTCCTATTTTGACGCCAATGTGGATATGATTTTTTTTCAGAATTATTCCTAATCAAGCCGCCGTTTTGATTTCCTAATGTATCAATATAGTTTTTTAGAATATCTTTTATTCCCCCTTTTATTACACTACTTGTTGGGACACGACTATTATCTTTTAAACCAGTATTTCCATTGTAAATAAGGACAGTACAGTTTACATTACTATCTTTTTGGCTTAACGATAAAAGCATCTCACATAATAAAACATCTGGTATCTCAAATTGGCTTTTAATAATATTTTTATACTTAATCAAAATGTTGTTATCTATAAGGCCCTCTCTTTTAATATCTTGAATAAAATGATTTGATAGGGTATCTTTTATTATTGAATCACATAGATTTATAGTCGATAATGTCCTGTCTATAATAAAATTATATTTATACTCTTCTGCAATGAGATTGTTTTTGTCAAATCTAATAATTTGTTCAAAATTGCTATTAATCCGTTTGATTTGATTAATGGGATAAGATAAAAAATTGTCGTGATTGTACCTATTCAGTAAAATGTTTGTATATGATGAATATAAATATGTAATAGCCGAAAATATGAAACCAAAAATCCCAAAAACAAATTTGATATAAAAGTTTTTAAAGAAACACCCTGTTATAATCTTATGATATAAGATTATAGTAACACCCAGAATAACACAAATTAAACAAATTAATATGAGCAATATTTTTTCTGTCATTCTTATTATTTCAACAAATTAAAATCAAATAAATATTTCAATGAAACAATTATAAAAACGATAAAAGCTATAAAAATAAGCGTACTGGCTAAGAGATGAATAATTTTTCTTTGAAATGGAGTTTCGACATTCTTTTCATATCTCCCATTTCTCTTTTGATTTTTTATTTTTATTATTCTTCGGACAACATCAATATTTCTCTTAATTTCATCAATAATAAAATCGCTCGCTTTAAAATTATTTTGATTACTTTCCTTTTTAAATGAGTCTTCATTTATTTTATTTTCATTACCGTGTTCCCTATATCCCTCTAATTGCTTTTTATACCTTTCCAAAAGCAATTCATATTCATAAAATTGCTTTTGGGCGTTTTCTTTTAATTCATCAAACTTTTTCTGTGACCAATTATCATATTCTTCTGCTGAATGTGCTTTTTCTTCATTAGGAACTTTGTATAATTTCTCAAAATTTTCAATTTCTTTTTTTTCTCGTGGATTAACTCCTTTAAATCTTTCTAATTCATCGTGATAATGCGCTAATAATTTTTGATATTCAATAAGTTGCTGATGCGTATTTGCCTGAAGATTCTCGAATTTTTTTCTATTCCATTCGTCAAATTTTCCTATGGCTTTTGTTTTTTTTAATGTGATATCTTTTGATAAATCTTTTCCATTCTCTGGTAAAGAATCATTCCTCTCAGAAATTTCCTCTGGAACGTCGTCTTTAGGGTCAAATTCAGGTTTTGCCACCTCCATAGATTAATTTAATGTTTTAGTTAAAAATAGAATAGCCATCACCACAAAAAATAAACCCGACAACGCAATACAACCGCCGATAGCAAAACCTGCAATTTTCATCCATTTAGGAGTAGTTGGTATTGGATCAATTCCACCATGATTTACCTTCATTTGCGATAGTTTTTCAATTGATTGAGAAAGTCTATCTAATTTCCCATTCTGCTCTTTAGTTGCACGTTCCAAATTACCAATACTTGTTTTTACCGCTGTAAGATTTTGGAGTTCAGAAACAAGGATATCAATTGGTTTTGATTCTAATACTTTGTTCTGCTTTTCTATAAAATCAATGATATTGGCTTCCTGCTTTAAAAGCTCTTCTCCAAATTGTTTTTGTTGTTCAGTAACCGCATTCTCTAAAGTATTATGTTGTTCCTCGATTACTCTCTCAAACCTTTCGTTCAAATGAACCGATGATTTGACAAATTCATCCAAATGCAAAGCCGTGTTTGTATTCAAAGCAGTTAATGAGCGATCAATACCCTCATCAATATTTCCAACTGCTCTTTTTATTGCCCGAATCCTTTCATCGAACTGAGATATTTCCCGTTCAAAAACCATATCTAATTTTTGAACAACCGTACTCGTTGCACTTAAATACTGATTAACCTCTCTTAAATGCATACCTAAAGCTCCAACTTCATCAATATAAGAATGCATTTTCTCATATACTTGAATATTATACTTAGCTATATCGTTTATCCGGAGATGATTGATAGCGTTTAATACCGATGATATATCTTTATAGGTAGATTGAACAAAG contains:
- a CDS encoding retropepsin-like aspartic protease family protein; translation: MNNKNIIYILIILLFIVSCRHRSNREHLDERKIEREQVAPRETCHQKRNFDKSVVKMSQQDGVYHVPCKINGTEMEFIFDTGASNITMSLTEALFLYKQGKLKDEDFQGTQQYRIADGSIHEGMIVNLRKVEIGNLELNNVQASIVDNMDAPLLLGQSALAAFGKISIDYNRNEITFE
- a CDS encoding dnaj central domain-containing protein encodes the protein MSKQCPVCETINHSAANHCSKCGVELPDKELSEEDKLRIELHEANTTIQGLNVALEEMRKFKNTSEKAQKIVADYKLKLNEKQREISTYSNTLSEKDRKISILTKQLESIKNSRNKWVSILLIACLILGISSIGLADYYVQNKTNAKAQDSTEISKSANLNRHISKRKKHAKSKKNNVNNSQDKESSNADAYIECKICEGKGFTYSKENCSICKGTGTSDCSKCGGTGSIVGAETNWMKATCPVCLGKGKSICKTCNGSGKINEEVKCSICNGIGKSKL